One Epinephelus lanceolatus isolate andai-2023 chromosome 10, ASM4190304v1, whole genome shotgun sequence genomic region harbors:
- the ncam3 gene encoding neural cell adhesion molecule 1 isoform X2 yields the protein MTNKTGLILKVALLLLVLLQGTDAKMEIMTSKQDFLVGEEIILVCKILTGEGEITWFKDGTEIDDSDMVKHVDETVSKLVIKKATMKDAGRYTCMCELNSGPIDEALTQIYVYEALSFGSTPSYHEFLEGTDGLVPCMVTGKPVVDVHWLRNKEEISTNGKRVRQLPDNTLLIENVKREDAGTYYCQAQIRGRPINEQLPISVVVNVLPSVRLREEVKRVMAGPEANVSLLCLVDGVPKPNITWTMPVAYDPSHHQFNSDRSQLTIRSVARVDYGEYICTATNKIAESSATILLHVFEAPEVFVSAEQQSVSMGERVSVSCNVSGHPQPELHWLNKNNGRTLDSTTGRVRVVDGVLVIDEVVPSDGGLYSCMAVSISGNASRDIAIHTQPGPPHYLSVSPGPTSVIFSLKTTPIDGGTPITSFVLQWRQSAAEQWKEIAVPTSGPLTLTNLKPYTLYTVRLAALNAMGVGQFSETNTVRTQGIREPDSPVLLSSEMKVEGNSIFIPLKQLDDGGTPLLHFHMRYRQNKERSEWKNVELPSDADSISLQDLSYGSDYQLELKAINANGSSIPARFNFTIAAQPVSNRMTKGSVISIVMVIFLVVFLVVDVTCCYRNRCGLLMSIVKLFGQKVPGLKMFEDGEVATNGEVKLKGITTPRASVHDAGVQTLTRDGQLAEVTCDKAPLTKHEKKLSGRDLHFDDA from the exons ATGACGAACAAGACGGGTCTCATCCTGAAGGTGGccttgctgctgctggtgctgctgcaggGCACAG aTGCAAAGATGGAAATCATGACTAGTAAGCAAGATTTCCTCGTCGGAGAAGAAATCATTCTGGTGTGTAAAA TCCTGACTGGAGAAGGAGAAATCACATGGTTTAAGGATGGCACGGAAATCGATGATAGCGACATGGTGAAACATGTGGATGAAACTGTCTCTAAATTGGTCATTAAGAAGGCTACAATGAAAGATGCAGGCAGATATACCTGTATGTGTGAGTTAAACAGCGGACCCATAGATGAAGCTCTGACACAGATTTATGTTTATG AGGCTCTTTCATTTGGAAGTACCCCCAGCTACCATGAGTTTCTGGAGGGCACAGATGGTTTGGTGCCATGCATGGTGACTGGCAAGCCAGTGGTGGATGTTCACTGGCTCAGAAACAAAGAAGAAATCTCCACTAATG GAAAGCGTGTGCGTCAGCTGCCTGATAATACACTCCTCATTGAGAATGTGAAGAGAGAGGATGCTGGGACATACTATTGCCAGGCCCAGATCAGAGGAAGGCCCATTAATGAGCAACTCCCCATCTCTGTTGTCGTCAATG TTCTTCCATCTGTGCGACTGAGAGAAGAAGTGAAAAGAGTGATGGCCGGACCAGAAGCCAATGTTTCGTTGCTGTGTTTAGTAGACGGTGTACCAAAACCCAACATCACCTGGACCAT GCCAGTAGCATATGACCCTTCACATCATCAGTTTAACTCAGACCGCAGCCAGCTGACCATACGGTCTGTTGCCCGGGTCGACTACGGAGAGTACATCTGCACCGCCACCAACAAGATAGCTGAGAGCAGTGCTACTATTTTGCTTCATGTTTTTG AGGCTCCAGAGGTGTTTGtgtcagcagagcagcagagtgtaTCAATGGGTGAGCGTGTATCTGTGTCCTGTAACGTCTCAGGCCATCCTCAGCCTGAGCTGCACTGGCTCAACAAGAACAATGGACGCACACTG GACTCCACCACCGGTCGAGTCCGTGTCGTTGATGGTGTGTTGGTGATTGATGAGGTAGTGCCCTCTGATGGTGGACTGTATTCCTGCATGGCTGTCAGCATCTCTGGAAATGCATCCAGAGACATTGCAATACACA CCCAGCCTGGTCCACCTCACTACCTGTCAGTCTCACCTGGACCAACTTCAGTCATCTTCTCCCTCAAAACCACACCCATCGATGGAGGGACACCAATCACAAGTTTTGTCCTGCAGTGGAGGCAAAGTGCAGCAGAACAGTGGAAGGAGATCGCAGTCCCAACTTCAG GTCCTCTAACTCTCACCAACCTCAAGCCATACACATTGTACACAGTGCGTCTGGCTGCCTTGAATGCCATGGGAGTGGGACAGTTCTCGGAAACAAACACCGTCCGCACCCAGGGAATAC GTGAACCAGACAGTCCAGTGTTGTTGTCCAGTGAGATGAAAGTAGAGGGCAACTCCATCTTCATCCCTCTTAAACAGCTTGATGATGGTGGAACTCCTCTGCTGCACTTTCACATGCGATACAGACAG AATAAAGAGCGGAGTGAGTGGAAAAATGTGGAGCTGCCATCCGATGCTGACTCTATCTCCCTTCAAGACCTGTCCTACGGCTCAGACTATCAACTGGAACTCAAAGCCATCAATGCTAATGGTTCCTCTATCCCTGCCAGGTTCAACTTCACCATCGCAGCACAGCCTG TGAGCAACCGCATGACCAAAGGCAGCGTGATTTCCATCGTCATGGTGATCTTCTTGGTGGTATTCCTGGTGGTAGATGTCACCTGCTGCTACAGAAATCGCTGCGGCCTGCTCATGTCCATTGTGAAACTCTTTGGACAGAAAGTCCCAGGCCTCAAAATGTTTGAAGACGGAGAGGTAGCCACCAATGG agaaGTGAAGCTGAAGGGTATAACAACTCCAAGAGCCAGTGTGCATGATGCAGGGGTTCAGACACTCACTAGGGACGGGCAGCTTGCAGAGGTCACCTGCGACAAAGCCCCCCTCACCAAACACGA GAAAAAACTGTCAGGCAGAGACCTGCACTTTGACGATGCATGA
- the ncam3 gene encoding neural cell adhesion molecule 1 isoform X1 — MTNKTGLILKVALLLLVLLQGTDAKMEIMTSKQDFLVGEEIILVCKILTGEGEITWFKDGTEIDDSDMVKHVDETVSKLVIKKATMKDAGRYTCMCELNSGPIDEALTQIYVYEALSFGSTPSYHEFLEGTDGLVPCMVTGKPVVDVHWLRNKEEISTNAGKRVRQLPDNTLLIENVKREDAGTYYCQAQIRGRPINEQLPISVVVNVLPSVRLREEVKRVMAGPEANVSLLCLVDGVPKPNITWTMPVAYDPSHHQFNSDRSQLTIRSVARVDYGEYICTATNKIAESSATILLHVFEAPEVFVSAEQQSVSMGERVSVSCNVSGHPQPELHWLNKNNGRTLDSTTGRVRVVDGVLVIDEVVPSDGGLYSCMAVSISGNASRDIAIHTQPGPPHYLSVSPGPTSVIFSLKTTPIDGGTPITSFVLQWRQSAAEQWKEIAVPTSGPLTLTNLKPYTLYTVRLAALNAMGVGQFSETNTVRTQGIREPDSPVLLSSEMKVEGNSIFIPLKQLDDGGTPLLHFHMRYRQNKERSEWKNVELPSDADSISLQDLSYGSDYQLELKAINANGSSIPARFNFTIAAQPVSNRMTKGSVISIVMVIFLVVFLVVDVTCCYRNRCGLLMSIVKLFGQKVPGLKMFEDGEVATNGEVKLKGITTPRASVHDAGVQTLTRDGQLAEVTCDKAPLTKHEKKLSGRDLHFDDA, encoded by the exons ATGACGAACAAGACGGGTCTCATCCTGAAGGTGGccttgctgctgctggtgctgctgcaggGCACAG aTGCAAAGATGGAAATCATGACTAGTAAGCAAGATTTCCTCGTCGGAGAAGAAATCATTCTGGTGTGTAAAA TCCTGACTGGAGAAGGAGAAATCACATGGTTTAAGGATGGCACGGAAATCGATGATAGCGACATGGTGAAACATGTGGATGAAACTGTCTCTAAATTGGTCATTAAGAAGGCTACAATGAAAGATGCAGGCAGATATACCTGTATGTGTGAGTTAAACAGCGGACCCATAGATGAAGCTCTGACACAGATTTATGTTTATG AGGCTCTTTCATTTGGAAGTACCCCCAGCTACCATGAGTTTCTGGAGGGCACAGATGGTTTGGTGCCATGCATGGTGACTGGCAAGCCAGTGGTGGATGTTCACTGGCTCAGAAACAAAGAAGAAATCTCCACTAATG CAGGAAAGCGTGTGCGTCAGCTGCCTGATAATACACTCCTCATTGAGAATGTGAAGAGAGAGGATGCTGGGACATACTATTGCCAGGCCCAGATCAGAGGAAGGCCCATTAATGAGCAACTCCCCATCTCTGTTGTCGTCAATG TTCTTCCATCTGTGCGACTGAGAGAAGAAGTGAAAAGAGTGATGGCCGGACCAGAAGCCAATGTTTCGTTGCTGTGTTTAGTAGACGGTGTACCAAAACCCAACATCACCTGGACCAT GCCAGTAGCATATGACCCTTCACATCATCAGTTTAACTCAGACCGCAGCCAGCTGACCATACGGTCTGTTGCCCGGGTCGACTACGGAGAGTACATCTGCACCGCCACCAACAAGATAGCTGAGAGCAGTGCTACTATTTTGCTTCATGTTTTTG AGGCTCCAGAGGTGTTTGtgtcagcagagcagcagagtgtaTCAATGGGTGAGCGTGTATCTGTGTCCTGTAACGTCTCAGGCCATCCTCAGCCTGAGCTGCACTGGCTCAACAAGAACAATGGACGCACACTG GACTCCACCACCGGTCGAGTCCGTGTCGTTGATGGTGTGTTGGTGATTGATGAGGTAGTGCCCTCTGATGGTGGACTGTATTCCTGCATGGCTGTCAGCATCTCTGGAAATGCATCCAGAGACATTGCAATACACA CCCAGCCTGGTCCACCTCACTACCTGTCAGTCTCACCTGGACCAACTTCAGTCATCTTCTCCCTCAAAACCACACCCATCGATGGAGGGACACCAATCACAAGTTTTGTCCTGCAGTGGAGGCAAAGTGCAGCAGAACAGTGGAAGGAGATCGCAGTCCCAACTTCAG GTCCTCTAACTCTCACCAACCTCAAGCCATACACATTGTACACAGTGCGTCTGGCTGCCTTGAATGCCATGGGAGTGGGACAGTTCTCGGAAACAAACACCGTCCGCACCCAGGGAATAC GTGAACCAGACAGTCCAGTGTTGTTGTCCAGTGAGATGAAAGTAGAGGGCAACTCCATCTTCATCCCTCTTAAACAGCTTGATGATGGTGGAACTCCTCTGCTGCACTTTCACATGCGATACAGACAG AATAAAGAGCGGAGTGAGTGGAAAAATGTGGAGCTGCCATCCGATGCTGACTCTATCTCCCTTCAAGACCTGTCCTACGGCTCAGACTATCAACTGGAACTCAAAGCCATCAATGCTAATGGTTCCTCTATCCCTGCCAGGTTCAACTTCACCATCGCAGCACAGCCTG TGAGCAACCGCATGACCAAAGGCAGCGTGATTTCCATCGTCATGGTGATCTTCTTGGTGGTATTCCTGGTGGTAGATGTCACCTGCTGCTACAGAAATCGCTGCGGCCTGCTCATGTCCATTGTGAAACTCTTTGGACAGAAAGTCCCAGGCCTCAAAATGTTTGAAGACGGAGAGGTAGCCACCAATGG agaaGTGAAGCTGAAGGGTATAACAACTCCAAGAGCCAGTGTGCATGATGCAGGGGTTCAGACACTCACTAGGGACGGGCAGCTTGCAGAGGTCACCTGCGACAAAGCCCCCCTCACCAAACACGA GAAAAAACTGTCAGGCAGAGACCTGCACTTTGACGATGCATGA